The DNA region TCTGCACCTGCTGCACGAAGTGACCAGCCCGCAGGCGTTCGACGGTCTGCGCCAGGCCGGGCGCCCGGTCCGGCGCCTCGACCTCACCATCGCGACCGAGGACCACAACACCCCGACCCTCGACATCGACAAGCCGATCGCCGACCCGGTGTCCCGCGTCCAGCTGGAGACCCTGCGCAAGAACTGCTCCGATTTCGGTGTCCGGCTGCACTCGCTCGGCGACGTCGAGCAGGGCGTCGTGCACGTGGTGGGCCCGCAGCTGGGGCTGACCCAGCCCGGCACCACGGTCGTCTGCGGTGACTCGCACACCTCCACCCACGGCGCGTTCGGTGCGCTGGCCTTCGGTATCGGCACCAGCCAGGTCGAGCACGTCCTGGCCACCCAGACGCTGCCGCTGGCCCGGCCCAGGACCATGGCGATCACCGTCGAGGGCGAACTGCCCGGCAGCGTCACCGCCAAGGACCTCATCCTCGCCGTCATCGCCCGGATCGGCACCGGCGGCGGCCAGGGCTACATCCTGGAGTACCGCGGTTCCGCCATCGAGAAGCTCTCGATGGAGGCCCGGATGACCATCTGCAACATGTCGATCGAGGCCGGCGCCCGCGCGGGCATGATCGCCCCGGACCGCACCACCTTCGACTACCTGCGCGGCCGCGACCACGCGCCGCAGGGCGAGGACTGGGACGCCGCCGTCGCGTACTGGGAGACGCTGCGCACCGACGACGACGCGGTCTTCGACGCCGAGGTCGTCATCGACGCCTCCGAACTGGCGCCCTTCGTCACCTGGGGCACCAACCCCGGCCAGGGCGCACCGCTGTCGGCGAGCGTCCCCGACCCGGCCTCGTACGAGGACGCGTCGGAGCGCCACGCCGCCGAAAAGGCCCTGGAGTACATGGGGTTGACCGCGGGCCAGCCGCTGCGCGAGATCAGCGTCGACACCGTCTTCGTGGGTTCCTGCACCAACGGCCGCATCGAGGACCTGCGCAACGCGGCCTCGGTGCTGGAGGGCCGCAAAGTCGCCGACGGTGTACGGATGCTGGTCGTCCCGGGCTCCGTCAGGGTCGCCCTCCAGGCCGTCGAGGAGGGGCTGGACAAGGTCTTCACCGCCGCCGGCGCCGAATGGCGGCACGCGGGCTGCTCGATGTGCCTCGGTATGAACCCCGACCAACTGGCCCCCGGTGAGCGCTCCGCCTCCACCTCCAACCGCAACTTCGAGGGCAGGCAGGGCAAGGGCGGCCGCACCCACCTGGTGTCCCCGCAGGTGGCCGCCGCCACCGCGGTACTGGGCCACCTGGCCTCGCCCGCCGACCTGTCCGACACCCGTACGCCTGCCGGAGTCCGATAGCCATGGAAGCATTCACCGCACATACCGGCCGTGCCGTCCCGCTGCGCCGCAGCAACGTCGACACCGACCAGATCATCCCCGCGCACTGGCTGAAGAAGGTCACCCGCGACGGTTTCGAGGACGGCCTCTTCGAAGCCTGGCGCAAGGACGAGGACTTCGTCCTCAACCGCCCGGAGCACACCGGCGCGACGGTCCTGGTGGCCGGCCCCGACTTCGGTACCGGCTCGTCCCGCGAACACGCCGTCTGGGCCTTGCAGAACTACGGCTTCAAGGCGGTCGTCTCCTCCCGGTTCGCCGACATCTTCCGCGGCAACTCGCTGAAGAACGGCCTGCTGACCGTGGTCCTGGACCAGGACGTCGTGGACCGGCTGTGGGAGCTGACGGAGGCGGACCCGACCGCCGAGGTCACCGTGGACCTGGAGAAGCGACAGGTCCTCGCGGCCGGGATCACCGCCGACTTCGAGCTCGACGAGAACGCCCGCTGGCGTCTGCTCAACGGCCTCGACGACATCAGCCTCACCCTTCAGAACGAAGCGGACATCGCCGCGTACGAGGCGGCCCGGCCGTCCTTCAAACCGCAGACGGTACAGGCCTGATCAGCACTTTTCCTGAACCGCGCCCCCTGCCTCCCGGCAGGGGGCGCGGTCGCTTGTTGAGACCCCCTCGGGCGACAACTCGCCCCAGATGGCACAATCGGTGCATGGAACGCGACAGCCAACTCGAGCTCTATGGCGAAGTCGCCGACCGATTGAAGGAAGCGCACGCACGCGTGCGCGCACTGCAAGTCCCGGAGGGTGTACGGATGGCGCTCTCCAGGAAGCTGCTGGTCGTCACGGCCGCGGCTAAGCACGATCTCCCAGGCGCGGCAAGGCGTCTGGACCGGTTGATGAAGGACCTCGATGAGGGCCGATTCCCCGAAGGTGACTGACTCCGCGGAACAGTGCGGCGGTCGACTTCGTTGCGGCACTAGGGTGATTAGCCCGTTTCGTGTTTGATTTGCGGTATATATCTGCCTAACGTGCGAAAACGCCTGAACAGTTTCGTTCCGGCAATGTCTCCGAAGGGGAAGACGTGAACAAGGCGCAGCTCGTAGAAGCGATTGCCGACAAGGTCGGTGGCCGGCAGCAGGCCGCCGACGCCGTCGATGTGGTGCTCGACGCGATCGTCCGCGCGGTCGTCGCGGGGGACCGGGTCTCGGTCACCGGCTTCGGCTCGTTCGAGAAGGTCGACCGCCCGGCCCGCTACGCCCGGAACCCGCAGACGGGCGAGCGCGTACGGGTCAAGAAGACGTCCGTGCCCCGCTTCCGCGCGGGCCAGGGATTCAAGGACCTGGTGAGCGGCGCCAAGAAGCTCCCCAAGGGCGGCGAGGTCTCCGTCAAGAAGGCTCCCAAGGGCAGCCTCTCGGGCGGTTCTTCCACCCGCACCACGGCGAAGGCGGCCGCCAAGAAGGCCACCGCCAAGAAGGCCACGGCGCGCAAGACCACGGCGGCGGCGAAGAAGGCCACGCCCGCCAAGAAGACCACGGCGAAGAAGACCACTCCGGCGGCCAAGAAGACCACGGCCGCGGCGAAGAAGACCGCCCCGGCCAAGAAGACGACGGCCACCAAGAAGGCCACCGCCACCAAGACCGCGCCCGCCAAGAAGACCACGGCGAAGACGGCGCCCGCCAAGAAGACCACCGCCCGTAAGACGGCCGCCAAGAAGGCCACCACCCGCAAGAAGTGAGACCGGGCGGACATCGCCCGCAGCTCGAAACGCGCCGGGCCGGGCTCCCCTCGGGGAGCCCGGCCCGCGGGCTGTCAGCGGCCGTTCAGAACGTCTGCAGGGTCACCAGGGTGATGCGCGGTGACGCGCCCTCGCCCTCGGTCTCGATCCGCACCCGCTGCCCCGGGCGCAGCAGCCGCAGACCGCCCGCGTCGAAGGCCGCTGCGTCGAAGTCCACCGGGGTGCCGTCGTCCAGCAGCACACTGCCGGACCGGGTCTCGGAGTCGTACGTGAACGAGGTCGCCTGCATGGGCGCCAGCCTAGTGCCCGTCCCCGCAGGCCCGGTCACTGTCCGCCGGGCACCCCCCGCCCCTCCCCGGCGGAGGCCGGTGCCGGGCACAGGGCGGCGGTCCAGCGGCCCACCCCCAGCTCCAGCGCCACCCGCAGGTCCTCCCCGGTGTCCACGTCCCTGCGGACCGAGTCGAGACCGCCCGCCGGGACCTCCACCGCACCCGACGCCCGGTGCCGCGCCCGGGACGGGCCACCGAAGGCCGGCCGCAATTCCACACCGGGGGCGGCGGAAAGAAATGTCGTGCCGATTCCCTGGGCGTCGGTGACGAAAGCACGGGGAAAAGCGGCGGAGAAATCGAGGACACGCGCCAGTTCCGCCGGGCGCAGCGCGGGCAGATCCGCGTTGAGCGCCGCCACCGCGGCGGCCGGACGCCGCTCGCGCACCGCTCGCGCACCGTGCTCCAGCGCCGCGTTGAGCCCCGCCGCCGGAACGTCCGCCACCGCCCGGGCGCCGAGCGCGGCCAGCGCGGACGCGGCCACCGGATCGTCCGTGACGACCACCACATCGCGCACCGCCGGGCAGGACAGCGCGGCGGACACCGTGTCCTGTGCGAACGCCAGGGCCAGCCGCGGGCGCTCGAGGCCGACCGCCCGCCCCAGCCTGCTCTTGGCGCGAGCGAGCGGTTTCAGCGGCACGACCAGGGACCAGGAGCCGGTCGGGTCGGTGTTCGTGGTGATCTCCCCCTCCGTACGCGTCGGGACTCATTCTCGCCTGCCGGTACGACAACCCGCGGGTACGCCCCGGCGGGCGAGGCGTACGGTGTTCTCCACACAGCAGGGGCCCGGGCCGGCGCAGCATGGCCGCGAACGGGGCAGAGCCCCGGCCCTAGAGGAAGGCGTTCGAGTGTCCCGCCGCAGAATCGGCTTCTGGTACCGCCTGGCGGCGGTCATCGCAAAACCGCCCCTGGTGGTTCTGTTCAAGCGCGACTGGCGGGGAATGGAACACATTCCGGCCGACGGCGGATTCATCACTGCGGTCAATCACAACTCGTATCTTGATCCGCTTTCGTACGGGCATTACCAGTACAACACCGGAAGGGTGCCGCGGCTCCTCGCGAAGGCCGCGCTGTTCCGGACGCCTTTCATCGGAATGATGCTGCGGGGCACCGGCCAGATCCCCGTCTACCGTGAGACGACCAACGCCCTGGACGCGTTCCGCGCCGCCGTCGACGCCATCGAGCGCGGAGAATGCGTGGCCTTCTACCCCGAGGGCACCCTCACCCGCGACCCGGACATGTGGCCGATGGCCGGCAAGACCGGCGCCGCCCGCGTCGCGCTGATGACGAAGGCCCCGGTCATCCCGGTCGCCCAGTGGGGCGCCAACCTGGCGATGCCGCCCTACGCCAAGGAGAACAAGTTCCGGCTGTTCCCCCGCAAGACCCTGACGGTGCAGGCCGGACCGCCGGTCGACCTGTCCCGCTTCCACGGGCTGGAACCCACCCCCGACGTCCTGCGGCAGGCCACCGAGGCCATCATGGCCGCGATCACCGTGCAGCTGGAGGACGTACGCGGCCAGAAGGCGCCCGCCGAGCTCTACGATCACCGCAAGGCCCGTGCTGAACAGCGGCGCAAGGCAGAGGGAAAGGGACCCACGTGACGAACCCCGTGAAGGCAGCGGTCTTTGGAGCGGGCTCATGGGGTACGGCCTTCGGCGTGATCCTCGCCGACGCCGGCTGCGACGTCACCCTCTGGGCGCGCCGCGCCGAGGTCGTCGACGCGGTCAACCGGACCCGCACCAACCCGGACTACCTGCCGGGAATCGAGCTGCCCGACTCCGTGCGGGCCACCACGGACGCCGCAGAGGCGCTGCGGGGCGCCGACTTCGCGGTCCTGGTCGTGCCCTCGCAGACCCTGCGCGCCAACCTCGCCGACTGGACGCCGCACCTGGAGTCCGGCACCGTCCTCGTCTCCCTGATGAAGGGCGTCGAACTCGGCACCGCCAAGCGGATGAGCGAGGTCGTCCAGGACGTCACCGGCGTCACCGCGGACCGCGTCGCGGTCGTCACCGGCCCCAACCTCGCCAAGGAGATCGCCGAACGACGGCCCGCCGCCGCCGTCGTCGCCTGCTCCGACGAGGCCGTGGCCCGGCGGCTCCAGGCCGCCTGCCACACCCCCTACTTCCGCCCGTACACCAACACCGACGTCATCGGCTGCGAACTCGGCGGCGCCGTCAAGAACGTCATCGGTCTCGCGGTGGGCATCGCCGACGGCATGGGCCTGGGGGACAACGCCAAGGGCTCGCTCATCACCCGCGGCCTCGCCGAGACCACCCGCCTGGGTCTCGCCATGGGCGCCGACCCGCTGAC from Streptomyces sp. NBC_01754 includes:
- a CDS encoding NAD(P)H-dependent glycerol-3-phosphate dehydrogenase; the encoded protein is MTNPVKAAVFGAGSWGTAFGVILADAGCDVTLWARRAEVVDAVNRTRTNPDYLPGIELPDSVRATTDAAEALRGADFAVLVVPSQTLRANLADWTPHLESGTVLVSLMKGVELGTAKRMSEVVQDVTGVTADRVAVVTGPNLAKEIAERRPAAAVVACSDEAVARRLQAACHTPYFRPYTNTDVIGCELGGAVKNVIGLAVGIADGMGLGDNAKGSLITRGLAETTRLGLAMGADPLTFSGLAGLGDLVATCSSPLSRNHTFGTNLGRGMTLEETVAVTRQTAEGVKSCQSVLDLARRHAVDMPLTETVVGIVHEGKPPLVALKELMSRSAKPERR
- the cofC gene encoding 2-phospho-L-lactate guanylyltransferase; the protein is MPLKPLARAKSRLGRAVGLERPRLALAFAQDTVSAALSCPAVRDVVVVTDDPVAASALAALGARAVADVPAAGLNAALEHGARAVRERRPAAAVAALNADLPALRPAELARVLDFSAAFPRAFVTDAQGIGTTFLSAAPGVELRPAFGGPSRARHRASGAVEVPAGGLDSVRRDVDTGEDLRVALELGVGRWTAALCPAPASAGEGRGVPGGQ
- the leuC gene encoding 3-isopropylmalate dehydratase large subunit — encoded protein: MGRTLAEKVWDDHVVRRAEGEPDLLFIDLHLLHEVTSPQAFDGLRQAGRPVRRLDLTIATEDHNTPTLDIDKPIADPVSRVQLETLRKNCSDFGVRLHSLGDVEQGVVHVVGPQLGLTQPGTTVVCGDSHTSTHGAFGALAFGIGTSQVEHVLATQTLPLARPRTMAITVEGELPGSVTAKDLILAVIARIGTGGGQGYILEYRGSAIEKLSMEARMTICNMSIEAGARAGMIAPDRTTFDYLRGRDHAPQGEDWDAAVAYWETLRTDDDAVFDAEVVIDASELAPFVTWGTNPGQGAPLSASVPDPASYEDASERHAAEKALEYMGLTAGQPLREISVDTVFVGSCTNGRIEDLRNAASVLEGRKVADGVRMLVVPGSVRVALQAVEEGLDKVFTAAGAEWRHAGCSMCLGMNPDQLAPGERSASTSNRNFEGRQGKGGRTHLVSPQVAAATAVLGHLASPADLSDTRTPAGVR
- the leuD gene encoding 3-isopropylmalate dehydratase small subunit encodes the protein MEAFTAHTGRAVPLRRSNVDTDQIIPAHWLKKVTRDGFEDGLFEAWRKDEDFVLNRPEHTGATVLVAGPDFGTGSSREHAVWALQNYGFKAVVSSRFADIFRGNSLKNGLLTVVLDQDVVDRLWELTEADPTAEVTVDLEKRQVLAAGITADFELDENARWRLLNGLDDISLTLQNEADIAAYEAARPSFKPQTVQA
- a CDS encoding HU family DNA-binding protein, whose product is MNKAQLVEAIADKVGGRQQAADAVDVVLDAIVRAVVAGDRVSVTGFGSFEKVDRPARYARNPQTGERVRVKKTSVPRFRAGQGFKDLVSGAKKLPKGGEVSVKKAPKGSLSGGSSTRTTAKAAAKKATAKKATARKTTAAAKKATPAKKTTAKKTTPAAKKTTAAAKKTAPAKKTTATKKATATKTAPAKKTTAKTAPAKKTTARKTAAKKATTRKK
- a CDS encoding lysophospholipid acyltransferase family protein, translated to MSRRRIGFWYRLAAVIAKPPLVVLFKRDWRGMEHIPADGGFITAVNHNSYLDPLSYGHYQYNTGRVPRLLAKAALFRTPFIGMMLRGTGQIPVYRETTNALDAFRAAVDAIERGECVAFYPEGTLTRDPDMWPMAGKTGAARVALMTKAPVIPVAQWGANLAMPPYAKENKFRLFPRKTLTVQAGPPVDLSRFHGLEPTPDVLRQATEAIMAAITVQLEDVRGQKAPAELYDHRKARAEQRRKAEGKGPT